The Eurosta solidaginis isolate ZX-2024a chromosome 4, ASM4086904v1, whole genome shotgun sequence genome includes a window with the following:
- the kz gene encoding probable ATP-dependent RNA helicase kurz → MTKQKIVESLRENLVNMGKKVYNARARQNPKTVVDNSAVKDIKIEWAEGAAEPSTGYDDANALVLPSQKRATKVQVEKQQHVKILSKKQRKHLQQIVNKKKKKEGRAELLEALAKVQVSEQELKQYTSISQVQTVGVKKLQTLEEVLAKKQQRQAEIKSSTSTLKISAIKGAAKRKLLLEDEEALAAKRRDPNVVSLDIDEDSESDTDSENHSEVDESEKDNNNKKIVEGGKVADESKSATISNEEPPTTSTKSKATATETYIKSDAATKTTKPPVPARQTTFVPVLRDAAIQSARLKLPILAEEQEIMETINENQIIIVAGETGSGKTTQIPQFLFEAGYALNNKIIGITEPRRVAAIAMSKRVAHEMNLSPQEVSYLIRFEGNVTPQTRIKFMTDGVLLKEIESDFLLHRYSVIILDEAHERNSYTDILVGLLSRIVPLRQKRGDPLKLIIMSATLRVEDFIGNTKLFKYPPPLLKVEARQFPVTIHFQRLTPVDYMQEAYRKTVKIHSKLPDGGILLFVTGQQEVNTLVRKLRRTFPYIKRNESKKGEDKGKESIENSSEKGEKAEDNKEHIEKSQENLDKDETNEINHKPDAADSDDEFDMKRAIRSVKKSKKKFMTQIALPKINLDDYKLPGDDTEADMHEASISDSESENDSQESEDEEIEDGNTAAHIAATKQPLWILPLYSLLSPEKQNRIFQPPPEGCRLCIVSTNVAETSLTIPNIKYVVDTGRQKTRLYDKITGVSAFVVTFTSKASADQRAGRAGRVSEGHCYRLYSSGLYNHEFMDFNQPDIQKRPVDDLMLQMRCMGIDRVVNFPFPSPPDIVQLKAAEERLIVLGALERITDLKNDKELPPLVTKLGEVISRFPVAPRFGKMLALSHQQQLLPYTVCLVAALSVQELLMEVGMSEQAEDGANADASARNKWQKKRMSWAATGNYQLLGDPMVLLRAVGAAEYAGSQGKLAKFCAENGLRQKALTEVRKLRVQLTNEINLNVTGVDLSVDPAMSPPTDAQARFLRQILLAGMADRVAHKVSLAEISDKEEKRRLKYAYNCADMVEPVFMHSSSVLRAQLPEWVVYQEAYEIQHGDGTKMFMRGITAIDPEWLLLYAPILCNIRAIKEEPMPRYKETDGKIYCFVDATFGKAGWELPLTEIEMPNGEKASCYFGVFLLDGQICPLLAAYKARLKATPPSLVKSWSNLNESVVRFKRALVNKQINTRDKLHAEWARNPHFLLEEYQNMLYDVSLAELSPKWPPLDN, encoded by the exons ATGACCAAACAGAAGATAGTGGAATCATTAAGAGAAAATTTGGTGAATATGGGTAAAAAAGTGTACAATGCAAGGGCGCGACAGAATCCAAAGACAGTGGTGGACAATTCGGCAGTGAAAGAT ATAAAAATAGAATGGGCCGAGGGTGCGGCAGAACCAAGCACTGGCTATGATGATGCGAATGCATTGGTGCTACCATCCCAAAAACGTGCCACCAAAGTACAAGTTGAGAAGCAGCAACATGTGAAAATATTATCAAAGAAGCAGCGCAAGCACTTGCAACAGATTGTGAACAAGAAAAAAAAGAAGGAAGGA CGCGCTGAGTTGCTGGAAGCTTTGGCTAAAGTACAGGTATCAGAGCAAGAGTTGAAGCAGTACACGTCCATTAGCCAAGTGCAGACGGTGGGTGTTAAAAAGTTGCAAACGCTAGAAGAAGTTCTTGCTAAGAAGCAGCAACGACAAGCGGAAATCAAAAGCAGCACTTCAACGCTCAAAATCAGCGCAATCAAGGGAGCAGCAAAGCGCAAATTGCTGTTAGAAGATGAAGAGGCCCTGGCGGCGAAAAGACGCGATCCTAATGTGGTTAGTTTGGATATAGATGAGGACAGTGAAAGTGACACCGATAGCGAAAACCACAGCGAAGTAGATGAGAGTGAAAAagataacaataataaaaaaatagttgaAGGTGGAAAAGTAGCTGATGAATCTAAATCCGCTACCATTTCCAATGAAGAGCCGCCTACAACCTCCACAAAATCCAAAGCAACGGCTACGGAAACTTATATTAAATCCGATGCCGCAACAAAAACAACTAAACCACCAGTACCCGCTCGTCAAACAACCTTCGTACCCGTTCTCCGCGATGCCGCTATACAATCAGCGCGCCTTAAATTGCCCATCTTAGCAGAGGAACAGGAAATAATGGAAACAATCAATGAGAATCAAATTATAATTGTGGCTGGCGAGACGGGTTCTGGAAAAACAACGCAAATTCCACAATTTCTCTTTGAGGCAGGATATGCGCTGAATAATAAAATTATTGGTATTACTGAACCTCGTCGTGTGGCAGCTATTGCTATGTCCAAGCGTGTGGCGCATGAAATGAATTTATCCCCACAAGAAGTATCTTACCTCATACGATTCGAGGGTAATGTCACGCCACAGACCCGCATTAAATTTATGACAGATGGTGTTTTGCTGAAGGAGATCGAAAGTGACTTTCTTCTGCACCGTTACTCTGTAATAATATTGGATGAGGCGCATGAGCGTAACTCATATACTGATATATTGGTGGGGCTGCTGTCACGTATTGTGCCCTTGCGCCAAAAACGTGGAGATCCACTAAAGCTGATTATTATGTCTGCAACATTGCGCGTTGAGGATTTCATAGGCAATACGAAACTCTTTAAATATCCGCCGCCACTGCTCAAGGTAGAGGCGAGACAGTTTCCTGTTACCATACACTTTCAGCGACTCACGCCTGTGGATTATATGCAGGAAGCATATAGAAAAACCGTGAAAATACACTCAAAACTGCCGGATGGTGGGATTTTGCTTTTTGTCACTGGCCAGCAGGAGGTGAACACACTTGTTAGAAAGTTAAGACGCACTTTTCCATATATTAAAAGGAATGAATCCAAGAAAGGAGAAGACAAAGGCAAGGAAAGTATAGAGAATTCTAGCGAAAAAGGAGAAAAAGCAGAAGATAATAAAGAGCACATTGAGAAAAGCCAAGAAAATTTGGATAAAGATGAAACCAATGAAATTAACCACAAACCAGACGCCGCAGACTCCGACGATGAATTCGATATGAAGCGCGCCATACGCAGCgtgaaaaaatcgaaaaaaaagtttatgACACAAATCGCCCTGCCGAAAATCAATCTCGACGACTATAAATTGCCAGGTGATGACACAGAAGCTGATATGCACGAAGCGTCCATCAGCGATTCGGAATCTGAAAATGATTCACAAGAATCCGAGGATGAAGAAATTGAGGACGGGAATACAGCAGCCCATATCGCCGCCACCAAACAACCGCTCTGGATACTTCCACTTTATTCGCTGCTCTCACCCGAAAAACAGAATCGCATATTTCAACCACCTCCAGAGGGTTGCCGCTTGTGCATTGTAAGCACAAATGTAGCCGAAACCTCACTCACCATACCTAATATCAAATATGTGGTAGACACTGGACGACAGAAGACGCGTCTCTATGACAAAATCACAGGCGTTAGCGCTTTTGTTGTCACTTTCACTTCGAAAGCGTCCGCGGATCAACGTGCTGGGCGCGCTGGTCGTGTCAGCGAGGGTCACTGCTATCGCCTGTACTCAAGCGGTCTATACAATCATGAATTTATGGATTTCAATCAACCAGATATACAAAAGCGGCCCGTTGACGATCTCATGCTGCAGATGCGTTGCATGGGCATTGATCGTGTTGTAAACTTTCCGTTTCCGTCCCCGCCAGACATAGTGCAGTTGAAAGCGGCTGAAGAGCGCTTGATTGTACTTGGCGCACTAGAGCGTATTACAGATCTCAAAAATGACAAGGAGCTGCCACCGTTGGTGACGAAACTGGGCGAAGTTATATCGCGATTTCCTGTAGCTCCGCGCTTTGGCAAAATGTTAGCGCTTTCGCACCAACAGCAACTGCTGCCATACACTGTATGCTTAGTCGCAGCGCTCTCGGTACAAGAGCTGCTTATGGAAGTGGGCATGAGCGAGCAAGCTGAAGATGGAGCTAATGCCGACGCTTCAGCGCGCAATAAATGGCAGAAGAAGCGTATGAGCTGGGCGGCTACGGGAAATTATCAGCTACTTGGGGATCCAATGGTGCTGCTACGCGCTGTCGGCGCTGCTGAATATGCAGGATCGCAGGGCAAATTAGCAAAGTTCTGTGCTGAAAACGGTCTGCGTCAAAAAGCGCTTACGGAAGTGCGAAAGCTGCGCGTACAGCTTACCaacgaaataaatttaaatgtcaCTGGTGTAGATTTAAGTGTAGATCCAGCAATGTCACCACCTACTGATGCGCAAGCGCGTTTTTTGCGGCAAATACTTCTTGCGGGTATGGCTGATCGTGTGGCGCACAAAGTTTCATTGGCGGAGATTAGTGATAAGGAAGAGAAACGTCGGCTTAAATATGCCTATAATTGCGCGGATATGGTTGAACCCGTTTTTATGCATTCATCATCGGTATTGCGCGCGCAGCTGCCCGAATGGGTGGTTTATCAGGAGGCCTATGAGATACAACATGGCGATGGCACTAAGATGTTCATGCGCGGCATTACAGCCATTGATCCCGAATGGTTACTTTTGTACGCACCGATTTTATGCAACATACGGGCGATCAAAGAAGAGCCGATGCCGCGTTATAAAGAGACAGATGGAAAGATTTATTGTTTTGTTGATGCGACGTTCGGCAAGGCAGGTTGGGAGTTGCCCTTAACGGAAATTGAAATGCCGAATGGTGAAAAGGCAAGCTG TTACTTCGGCGTTTTCTTGCTTGATGGTCAAATATGTCCACTATTAGCTGCATACAAGGCAAGGCTAAAGGCCACGCCACCTTCGCTGGTGAAAAGTTGGTCTAATCTGAATGAGAGTGTAGTAAGGTTTAAGCGGGCGCTtgttaacaaacaaataaatacgCGCGATAAATTGCATGCAGAATGGGCGCGAAATCCGCACT TTTTGCTGGAAGAATATCAAAATATGCTGTACGATGTGTCGCTCGCCGAGTTGTCGCCTAAATGGCCGCCATTAGATAATTGA